A single Flavobacterium sp. 1 DNA region contains:
- a CDS encoding Smr/MutS family protein: MFNKGDKVSVLDDAVDGVVLSVKDKIVTIETTDGFVMNYASSELIKIGESGNLMEGIKGININEIKKEKEIPKPRSFVKEKKDKNELPVPEFDLHIEKLVPNKRGMSNYDILTLQAETAQRHIEFAIRNRIPKIVFIHGVGEGILKAELDFLLGRYDNIVFQDANYQKYGQGATEVYFKQNK, translated from the coding sequence ATGTTCAATAAAGGAGATAAAGTTTCGGTGCTGGATGATGCCGTCGATGGTGTTGTTTTATCCGTCAAAGACAAGATAGTAACTATAGAAACGACAGATGGTTTTGTGATGAATTATGCTTCCAGCGAACTGATTAAAATTGGCGAATCGGGCAATTTGATGGAAGGAATCAAGGGCATTAATATCAATGAAATAAAAAAGGAAAAGGAAATCCCAAAACCGCGCAGTTTTGTAAAAGAGAAAAAAGACAAGAATGAACTGCCTGTTCCTGAATTTGATCTGCATATCGAAAAATTGGTTCCCAATAAACGTGGCATGTCCAATTATGATATTTTGACGCTGCAGGCCGAAACTGCCCAGCGCCATATCGAATTTGCGATCCGCAATCGAATTCCGAAAATTGTTTTTATTCACGGCGTTGGCGAAGGAATCCTCAAAGCCGAATTGGATTTTCTTTTAGGACGTTATGACAATATCGTTTTTCAGGATGCCAATTATCAAAAATATGGTCAAGGTGCCACCGAAGTTTACTTTAAGCAAAACAAATAA